The Streptomyces sp. NBC_00335 DNA window GAGCGAGATTTCGCCCGCCGGGGAGACGGTGATCTTCTTCTCCGCCAGCGGCTTGGTGGCCGGGCCCTTGGCCACCGCGCCGTCCGTGTCCTTGAACTTGCTGCCGTGGCACGGGCAGTCGATGGTGCCGGCCTCCACCTTGTTCACCAGGCAGCCCGAGTGCGTGCATACCGCGGTGAAGCAGCGGAAGTCGCCCGCCGTCGGCTGGGTGACGACCAGCTTCTCGTCCTTGAGGACCGTGCCGCCGCCGACCGGCACCTCCGAGGACTTGATCAGGGCCTTGGCGTCCGCGGCCGGAGCCGAGGACGAGGCGGACGCGGAGTTCTGGGCCGTGGGCGCGCTGCCGCCCTCGGACGAAGGCTTCGTCTCGTCGGCTCCGCCGCACGCGGTCAGGACGCCGCCTGCCAGGACGCTCGCGCCGGCCGCCAGTACGGTGCGCCGGGCAGCGCGGGTGGGGTCGCTCATGATTTCTCCTCGGGTGATCGCCGGGATGGCGAGAGGCATCCTGGCGCGTGACGGGCCTCAACAACACCCCGCCACGCCTTGACTCAGCCCTCCGGAGGCCGGGGAACGAGTTCCGCCGGCGCACCTGGGGCGCGTACCACCTCCCACACGCGCACCACGGCCTCCCGGTTCAACGGGCCGTGGACGTGCGGGTAGCGGATGCCCGCTTCACCCTCCCGGCGGACCTCGCTGGTGAGGGCGCGCTCGTCGAGTTCCACGGCGAGCAGGGTTCCCGGTACGCCGCCGTAGTGCGAGGCGGCGATCGCCAGCGCGGTCTGCGGATCCGCCGAACAGTGCACGAAACCCTCGGATTCGAGGGAGGACGGGGCGTACGGGCGCTCGGGATCGGCGCTCCAGTCGGCGAGCGGTACGAGGTGGAAGATCATGCAGATCGTTCTACCGCAGCCGGTGCGCGGCTCTGCGCCAAGTGGCAGATGTGCCCTTATTGGGTGACATTGTCCGTATCTCGAAGCCGGGTACGCCGATTTCCGCGCGCCCGGTCCCTCATCGAAAGGCATCACCATGGCGGGCAATGACCTCGGCTCCCTTCTCGGCGGCCTTCTCGGCGGCAGCGGCGGACAGGGCGGCGGTGGCGGCGGCAACATCCTGGGCTCCCTCCTCGGCGCCCTCATGGGCGGCGGCGGTGGCGCCGGCGGCGCCCAGGCTGCCGGAGGCGCGGGGAACAACCCGCTCGGCGGGCTGCTGGACATGCTGACCAAGTCGGGTCTGACCGACCAGGCGCAGTCCTGGGTCGGTACCGGAGAGAACCAGCCGGTCAGCGGCCCGGAGATCGCCAAGGCCCTGCCGGACGAGACCCTGGCCAAGGTCGCCGAGCAGGCGGGCGTCACCCCCGAGGCGGCCGCCGACCAGATCGCGCAGGCGCTCC harbors:
- a CDS encoding Rieske (2Fe-2S) protein, coding for MSDPTRAARRTVLAAGASVLAGGVLTACGGADETKPSSEGGSAPTAQNSASASSSAPAADAKALIKSSEVPVGGGTVLKDEKLVVTQPTAGDFRCFTAVCTHSGCLVNKVEAGTIDCPCHGSKFKDTDGAVAKGPATKPLAEKKITVSPAGEISLA
- a CDS encoding YidB family protein → MAGNDLGSLLGGLLGGSGGQGGGGGGNILGSLLGALMGGGGGAGGAQAAGGAGNNPLGGLLDMLTKSGLTDQAQSWVGTGENQPVSGPEIAKALPDETLAKVAEQAGVTPEAAADQIAQALPQAVDKLTPQGSVPTGSLEDIIKQQNL
- a CDS encoding DUF952 domain-containing protein: MIFHLVPLADWSADPERPYAPSSLESEGFVHCSADPQTALAIAASHYGGVPGTLLAVELDERALTSEVRREGEAGIRYPHVHGPLNREAVVRVWEVVRAPGAPAELVPRPPEG